In Pelagovum sp. HNIBRBA483, the following proteins share a genomic window:
- a CDS encoding c-type cytochrome yields MALILLPTIALAGHELEDRDLERGQTLYAEQCASCHGAELQGQPNWQRQNDDGTMPAPPHDETGHTWHHDNQLLFTYTKLGGQGALAKRGIANFKSGMPGFVDVISDEEIWDILAYIRSTWPERVQEIQAGRNPPHQ; encoded by the coding sequence ATGGCCTTAATCCTGCTGCCCACAATCGCCCTTGCGGGGCACGAACTCGAAGATCGTGATCTTGAGAGAGGTCAGACGCTGTATGCGGAGCAGTGTGCCTCGTGTCACGGAGCCGAGCTTCAGGGCCAGCCGAACTGGCAGCGACAGAACGATGACGGGACGATGCCTGCTCCTCCTCATGATGAGACCGGTCACACCTGGCACCATGATAACCAGCTACTATTCACCTACACGAAGTTGGGCGGGCAGGGAGCATTGGCGAAACGGGGCATTGCTAATTTCAAAAGCGGAATGCCGGGGTTTGTGGATGTCATATCTGACGAAGAAATCTGGGATATTCTGGCCTACATTCGCTCAACCTGGCCGGAACGCGTCCAGGAAATTCAAGCCGGAAGAAACCCGCCACATCAGTGA
- a CDS encoding multicopper oxidase family protein, which translates to MSISRRTFLASSAAAALVPSKVVASTQRLWAAPVLAQILAGELSESGPTPSLGFNGNTPGPLLKVRQGEELSVTFENRIGQESSIHWHGIRIANEMDGVPGLTQDAVPDGGEFAYRFVAPDAGTFWYHSHSRSWEQVARGLYGPLIVEEITPPDVDADIIIFVDDWRIDEDAKFIDDFDGMFHFAHGGRMGNYARVIPSQSSVRRGDRIRLRLINTANARVFPLDLSGIEGKLVALDGMPLEQVEDIGTVTLAPAQRADIIADVLDDIEFSFWTGQDNYALGTIAVEGANPSARNATILPLPSNGIAKPTEEPDRREILRMQGGAMGGQHPGEDIWSFNGVSDLTDEPWLKLDRGTTVQISLVNDTSFPHGIHLHGQHFYEVANDGSLGPLRDTSLVNARESRDIICVFDNPGRWFLHCHMLGHSATGMKTWVEVT; encoded by the coding sequence ATGTCGATATCGAGAAGAACATTTCTGGCTTCGTCAGCGGCAGCCGCACTAGTCCCTTCAAAAGTAGTTGCTTCTACTCAGCGTCTGTGGGCGGCGCCAGTTCTCGCCCAAATTTTGGCAGGTGAGTTAAGCGAGAGCGGGCCAACGCCATCGCTAGGATTCAACGGCAACACACCTGGACCGCTTCTCAAAGTTCGCCAAGGTGAAGAACTGTCCGTGACCTTTGAGAACAGGATAGGACAAGAATCTTCCATTCACTGGCACGGCATCCGAATAGCCAATGAGATGGACGGCGTGCCTGGTCTTACTCAAGACGCAGTTCCTGACGGCGGAGAGTTCGCGTATCGATTTGTTGCCCCTGACGCTGGGACGTTCTGGTATCATTCGCATAGCCGGTCTTGGGAGCAGGTCGCCAGAGGGCTTTATGGCCCGCTCATTGTCGAAGAGATCACACCGCCGGATGTAGACGCCGACATCATCATATTCGTGGACGATTGGCGGATAGATGAAGACGCCAAGTTCATCGACGACTTCGACGGGATGTTTCATTTCGCCCATGGGGGCCGAATGGGAAACTATGCGAGGGTTATTCCGTCGCAATCCTCTGTCAGAAGAGGTGATCGCATTCGTCTCAGATTGATCAACACAGCGAACGCCAGGGTCTTTCCCCTCGATTTATCGGGGATCGAAGGCAAACTGGTCGCTCTGGACGGTATGCCCCTTGAGCAGGTCGAAGATATCGGGACCGTCACACTGGCTCCCGCCCAACGGGCCGACATCATTGCCGATGTTTTAGACGACATCGAATTCAGCTTTTGGACTGGCCAAGACAATTACGCTTTGGGAACCATCGCAGTCGAAGGTGCTAATCCCTCCGCGAGAAACGCCACGATTTTACCACTGCCGTCGAACGGTATCGCCAAGCCAACCGAAGAACCCGACCGCCGCGAAATTCTACGGATGCAAGGCGGGGCCATGGGCGGACAACATCCAGGAGAGGATATTTGGTCTTTCAACGGCGTCTCAGACTTAACTGACGAACCATGGTTGAAGCTGGACCGTGGCACCACCGTTCAAATTTCCCTGGTGAACGACACATCATTTCCGCACGGAATTCACTTGCACGGGCAACACTTTTACGAAGTCGCTAACGATGGATCACTTGGTCCGCTCCGAGATACGTCGTTGGTCAATGCCCGAGAGAGCAGAGACATTATCTGCGTCTTTGACAACCCCGGAAGGTGGTTTTTGCATTGTCACATGCTGGGGCACTCGGCTACGGGCATGAAAACTTGGGTGGAGGTGACATGA
- a CDS encoding cytochrome c, producing the protein MIRKTLVFGLVLVTTTAALAHQGVQNPAVKARMDGMSAIAENVKTLGQMSKGATEFDATTARLAASAIAEHAAATPGLFEANENDPKSEARPEIWSNFEDFTKKAKELETIAIGFSTSINELADVNAAMRALGTNCKSCHSVYRE; encoded by the coding sequence ATGATACGAAAAACCCTAGTCTTTGGCCTTGTGCTTGTCACGACGACCGCCGCTCTGGCCCACCAAGGTGTACAAAACCCAGCAGTCAAGGCTCGTATGGACGGCATGAGTGCCATAGCCGAGAATGTGAAGACCCTTGGCCAAATGTCAAAAGGTGCGACTGAATTCGATGCAACAACAGCCAGGTTGGCGGCTTCGGCTATTGCAGAACATGCCGCCGCAACGCCAGGTTTGTTTGAGGCCAACGAGAACGACCCGAAGTCAGAGGCACGGCCCGAGATATGGTCGAACTTCGAGGATTTTACCAAGAAGGCAAAAGAGCTTGAAACGATCGCGATTGGATTCTCGACTTCCATCAATGAACTGGCCGACGTAAATGCCGCAATGAGAGCACTTGGAACGAATTGCAAGTCGTGTCATTCGGTCTATCGTGAGTGA
- a CDS encoding cytochrome c: MRALQLFLVLLGVSGLAYWFTLDKDSQVALVPDQPTSAIVEIVVPETLSANAQVGKVAFEAKCSACHGANAVGQTDIAPPLVHKIYEPSHHADEAFQRAVALGVRQHHWPFGNMAPVEGLTRADVTMIVAYVRELQRANGIN; encoded by the coding sequence ATGCGGGCATTGCAACTTTTTTTAGTTCTATTGGGCGTCAGTGGACTGGCCTATTGGTTTACTTTGGATAAGGACAGCCAAGTCGCCCTGGTGCCCGACCAACCCACGTCGGCGATTGTCGAAATTGTCGTTCCTGAAACCCTTTCGGCCAATGCCCAGGTTGGAAAAGTAGCATTCGAGGCAAAGTGTTCAGCTTGTCATGGCGCCAACGCAGTAGGCCAAACAGATATTGCACCACCCCTTGTCCACAAAATCTACGAACCATCGCACCACGCAGATGAAGCGTTTCAAAGAGCGGTGGCGCTCGGCGTTCGTCAGCATCATTGGCCCTTTGGGAACATGGCTCCTGTCGAGGGGCTGACCCGAGCGGATGTGACCATGATCGTTGCATACGTCCGTGAGTTGCAACGTGCCAATGGCATCAACTGA
- a CDS encoding MauE/DoxX family redox-associated membrane protein — MPKDTTTKTATLFRMVMADHMCPFGLKSKDLLERHGYIVEDEHLTSRNAVDAFKAEHNVKSTPQTFIGGERVGGYEDLAKHLGVAVKSKDETTYQPVIALFSVAALMAVAVTWISLGTMFAGRTIEMFISISMVLLGLQKLKDLESFATMFINYDLLAQRWVRYGYNYPFAETGAGLLMMAGVLTWVSAPVALVVAGIGAVSVFKAVYIDKRELKCACVGGNTNVPLGFVSLTENLMMIGMAIWMITKASGLVS, encoded by the coding sequence ATGCCCAAAGATACAACGACCAAGACCGCTACTCTCTTTCGGATGGTGATGGCCGATCACATGTGCCCTTTCGGCCTAAAGTCAAAGGACTTGCTGGAACGTCACGGCTACATAGTCGAGGACGAGCACTTGACCAGCCGAAATGCGGTTGATGCCTTCAAGGCGGAACACAACGTGAAATCGACGCCGCAAACTTTCATTGGCGGCGAACGCGTTGGCGGATATGAGGACTTGGCGAAACATCTTGGCGTAGCCGTAAAATCCAAAGATGAAACGACCTACCAACCTGTCATTGCACTATTCTCCGTGGCTGCACTGATGGCGGTCGCGGTGACCTGGATTTCACTCGGTACGATGTTCGCAGGTCGGACGATCGAAATGTTCATTTCGATCTCTATGGTTCTTCTCGGCCTTCAAAAACTGAAGGACTTGGAAAGTTTTGCGACGATGTTCATAAACTATGATCTGTTGGCCCAACGGTGGGTGCGTTATGGCTATAATTATCCATTCGCGGAGACAGGTGCAGGGCTGCTCATGATGGCAGGCGTTCTGACTTGGGTGTCGGCCCCTGTCGCCCTAGTCGTTGCCGGCATTGGTGCTGTGAGTGTGTTTAAGGCTGTCTACATCGATAAACGCGAATTAAAATGCGCCTGTGTTGGGGGCAACACGAATGTTCCGCTTGGGTTCGTTTCGTTGACTGAAAACCTGATGATGATCGGGATGGCGATATGGATGATCACGAAAGCGTCAGGATTGGTCAGTTGA
- the cueR gene encoding Cu(I)-responsive transcriptional regulator has product MNISAAAEAAGLPVKTVRYYADIGLVAAPARSTSGYRTYDDASIRKLAFIRRAREFGFSIEECRELLGLYEDQNRSSADVKRIASNKLEEIRAKQRELQALHDDLSHLVESCNGDHRPDCPIIEYLA; this is encoded by the coding sequence ATGAACATATCAGCCGCGGCCGAAGCCGCAGGATTGCCAGTCAAAACAGTCAGATATTATGCGGATATCGGTCTAGTGGCTGCTCCCGCAAGATCCACTTCCGGGTATCGAACATATGACGACGCATCGATCCGAAAGCTTGCATTCATTCGAAGGGCACGGGAGTTCGGTTTCAGCATTGAAGAGTGCCGCGAATTGCTGGGCTTGTACGAAGACCAAAACAGAAGCAGCGCGGATGTAAAGCGGATCGCGTCGAACAAACTTGAAGAAATCCGGGCGAAGCAGAGAGAGCTACAAGCACTGCACGACGATCTCTCGCACCTTGTAGAAAGCTGCAATGGAGATCACCGACCTGATTGTCCAATCATTGAGTACTTGGCTTAG
- a CDS encoding CoA-acylating methylmalonate-semialdehyde dehydrogenase, with protein MSEIAHFIDNARVAGTSGRSQPVYNPATGEAEKTVALASTDEVNAAVASAKIAWATWSKTPPLRRARILDRFKMILWDRADQLAEAISAEHGKTHDDAVGEVTRGLEVVEFAVGAPHLLKGEITENVGTAVDSHALRQPLGVVAGITPFNFPAMVPMWMFPVAIACGNTFILKPSERDPSASLLIAEWLAEAGLPEGVFNVIQGDKEAVDALLTHPDVKAISFVGSTPIAKYIYETGTKNGKRVQALGGAKNHMVILPDADLDMAANALMGAAYGSAGERCMAISVTVPVTDAVADALVEKLVPKIEALKVGPAADKASDMGPVVTKAAQEKILGLIDKGAAEGAKVVVDGRDFAAPQGYENGYFVGPTLIDNVTPDMTVWREEIFGPVLSVVRRKDYAEAVDLIHAHDYANGVAVFTRDGDAARTFAHDIEVGMVGVNVPIPVPMAFHSFGGWKQSLFGDHHMHGPEGVRFYTRLKTITTRWPSGIRSDPEFVMPTMG; from the coding sequence ATGTCTGAGATCGCCCATTTCATTGACAATGCCCGCGTCGCAGGCACGTCCGGCCGCAGCCAGCCGGTCTACAACCCCGCAACCGGCGAGGCGGAAAAAACCGTCGCGCTGGCTTCGACCGACGAAGTGAACGCGGCCGTTGCGTCGGCCAAGATCGCTTGGGCGACCTGGTCGAAAACGCCGCCGCTGCGCCGTGCCCGCATCCTTGACCGCTTCAAGATGATCCTGTGGGACCGGGCCGATCAGCTTGCCGAGGCGATTTCGGCCGAACACGGTAAGACCCATGACGACGCAGTCGGCGAGGTGACACGCGGACTCGAGGTTGTCGAATTCGCTGTCGGCGCGCCGCACCTGCTTAAGGGCGAGATCACCGAGAATGTCGGCACCGCTGTTGACAGTCATGCGCTGCGCCAACCTCTTGGCGTTGTCGCCGGCATCACGCCGTTCAACTTCCCGGCAATGGTGCCTATGTGGATGTTCCCGGTTGCCATCGCATGCGGCAACACATTCATACTGAAACCTTCCGAACGAGATCCCTCTGCTTCGCTTCTCATCGCTGAATGGCTGGCCGAAGCGGGATTGCCCGAGGGTGTCTTCAACGTGATCCAGGGCGACAAGGAGGCCGTTGATGCGCTGCTGACCCATCCGGACGTCAAGGCGATCAGCTTCGTCGGCTCCACTCCTATCGCAAAGTACATCTACGAGACCGGCACGAAGAACGGAAAGCGCGTGCAGGCGCTCGGTGGGGCCAAGAACCACATGGTCATCCTGCCTGACGCCGATCTCGACATGGCCGCCAACGCATTGATGGGTGCGGCCTACGGCTCGGCCGGCGAACGCTGCATGGCGATCTCAGTGACGGTTCCGGTGACCGATGCCGTGGCCGATGCACTGGTAGAAAAGCTGGTGCCGAAGATCGAGGCGCTGAAGGTCGGCCCCGCCGCAGACAAAGCGTCGGACATGGGTCCGGTTGTTACCAAGGCCGCGCAAGAAAAAATCCTGGGCCTGATCGACAAGGGCGCGGCCGAGGGCGCAAAAGTCGTCGTCGATGGCCGCGACTTTGCGGCGCCGCAAGGTTACGAGAACGGCTATTTCGTGGGCCCGACCCTGATCGATAACGTGACCCCCGACATGACGGTCTGGCGCGAAGAGATCTTCGGCCCGGTCCTGTCGGTCGTGCGTCGCAAGGATTATGCCGAGGCCGTGGACCTGATCCACGCCCACGACTACGCCAACGGTGTGGCGGTGTTTACCCGCGACGGCGATGCGGCGCGCACCTTCGCGCATGACATCGAGGTCGGCATGGTCGGCGTCAATGTTCCAATCCCCGTGCCTATGGCCTTCCACAGCTTTGGCGGCTGGAAGCAATCGCTGTTCGGCGACCACCACATGCACGGCCCGGAAGGTGTGCGGTTTTATACCCGGCTCAAGACGATCACGACGCGCTGGCCGTCCGGTATTCGCAGCGATCCCGAGTTCGTTATGCCGACGATGGGGTAA
- a CDS encoding LysR family transcriptional regulator translates to MNWDDLRYFLAVAREGQMLRAASRLGVSQARLSRHVAALEEAVGARLFERTTRGSTLTEEGVALFATAERIEAEVLDGTARMRGRDEVAGTIRIGAPDGFGSAFLAPRLGKFRDAYPDLRIQLVPVPRSFSLSEREADLAIMVGRPDKGRLRVKKLVDYSLGLYASEGYLARAGTPRSLDNLRSHTLIGYVDDLIYTPELNYAPEFVRDWRSDIEVSTAIGQFEAVRSGTGIGICHDFMAAEEPGLVRLFPSVSVTRSYWLVWHENQAVARRVQAVVELLDELVRGDRMLFGATEAPRQSMVANRSSPSDAS, encoded by the coding sequence ATGAATTGGGATGATCTCCGATACTTCCTTGCCGTCGCCCGCGAGGGCCAGATGCTTCGCGCCGCCTCGCGTCTAGGTGTCAGCCAGGCGCGCCTAAGCCGGCACGTGGCCGCATTGGAAGAGGCGGTCGGCGCCCGCCTTTTCGAGCGAACGACGCGCGGCTCAACGCTGACGGAAGAGGGCGTGGCGCTGTTCGCGACGGCCGAACGCATCGAAGCGGAGGTGCTGGACGGCACCGCCCGAATGCGCGGCCGAGATGAGGTGGCCGGAACCATTCGCATCGGCGCGCCGGATGGGTTCGGCAGCGCGTTTCTTGCGCCGAGGCTTGGCAAGTTTCGAGACGCCTATCCCGATCTCCGAATCCAACTTGTCCCGGTGCCGCGCAGCTTCTCGCTTTCCGAACGCGAAGCCGATCTCGCGATCATGGTGGGTCGACCCGACAAGGGGCGACTGCGCGTGAAAAAGCTCGTTGACTATTCCCTCGGCCTATATGCGTCCGAGGGCTATCTGGCGCGCGCCGGAACACCAAGAAGCTTAGACAACCTTAGGTCGCACACTTTGATTGGCTATGTCGATGACTTGATCTACACGCCGGAACTCAATTATGCGCCGGAATTTGTCCGCGACTGGAGATCGGACATCGAGGTGTCCACCGCAATCGGTCAGTTCGAAGCGGTTCGTTCCGGGACGGGTATCGGGATTTGCCACGACTTCATGGCCGCAGAGGAGCCTGGTCTGGTGCGTCTCTTCCCGAGCGTGTCAGTGACGCGGAGCTATTGGCTTGTCTGGCACGAAAACCAGGCTGTGGCCCGCCGGGTTCAAGCTGTTGTCGAATTGCTGGACGAACTCGTGCGTGGTGACCGAATGCTATTTGGTGCGACCGAAGCGCCTCGTCAATCAATGGTTGCCAATCGCTCGTCGCCGTCAGATGCCAGTTGA
- a CDS encoding 3-methyl-2-oxobutanoate hydroxymethyltransferase, with the protein MGLYHKRPTVADIRALKGKRKLTMLYVDTPDEAAAACEAGIDMLSIIDPAWTPEMREAAGNCFVQVGLLYGELVTLEDYQRAAHRAMQLGGDCVYCASSFGTIKALADDGIPVVSHVGLIPSKATWTGGFKAVGKTADSAMEVFRHVKALEAIGCFGAELEVVPDRVAAEIAKRTKLVLLGMGAGPHADAQYLFAEDVLGYTPGHKPRHAKTYRDFRSELDRLQQERIAAFREFGDDVANGAYPASEHSVSVSDSELEKFASQLASDGDERLATID; encoded by the coding sequence ATGGGACTCTATCATAAACGGCCAACAGTCGCGGACATCCGCGCGCTGAAGGGCAAGCGCAAACTCACCATGCTTTATGTCGATACACCAGACGAGGCCGCAGCTGCGTGCGAGGCTGGGATTGATATGCTGTCGATCATCGACCCGGCTTGGACCCCAGAGATGCGCGAAGCCGCTGGAAACTGTTTCGTTCAGGTCGGGCTGCTTTATGGCGAGTTGGTCACGCTGGAAGACTATCAGCGTGCGGCGCACCGGGCGATGCAGTTGGGCGGCGACTGCGTCTATTGCGCCTCGTCGTTTGGGACAATCAAGGCCTTGGCGGACGACGGCATTCCGGTCGTGAGCCATGTCGGATTGATACCTTCAAAGGCGACTTGGACGGGCGGCTTTAAGGCGGTCGGCAAGACGGCCGACAGCGCCATGGAGGTCTTCAGACATGTGAAGGCACTCGAAGCGATCGGGTGCTTCGGGGCGGAACTGGAAGTGGTCCCGGACCGTGTTGCGGCCGAGATCGCCAAACGGACGAAACTCGTCCTCCTCGGCATGGGGGCAGGACCCCATGCCGATGCGCAATATCTCTTCGCCGAGGACGTTTTGGGCTACACGCCTGGCCACAAACCGCGCCACGCCAAGACCTACCGGGATTTCCGTAGCGAGCTGGACCGGCTTCAGCAGGAACGGATCGCGGCATTCAGGGAGTTCGGTGACGATGTCGCGAACGGAGCCTATCCGGCCTCTGAGCATTCCGTTTCGGTTTCGGATTCGGAACTCGAAAAGTTCGCATCTCAACTGGCATCTGACGGCGACGAGCGATTGGCAACCATTGATTGA
- a CDS encoding NAD(P)/FAD-dependent oxidoreductase, which produces MRAAFAARDAGYEGAITVVGDEHALPYERPPLSKPDASGVVEKPITSPEILSVKAIHLKCGVSATAIDRNAQVVSLSDGGSLSYDKLLLATGARPRTLTCPGGDGAQVLRTIEDARALYDAGDTATKVAIVGAGLIGLELAAELRTRGNQITVIEAGLRPLGRNVPERLATRLAAKHHEEGVSILCGVHIASCTDRGVELEDGRFLQADLVIAAVGVVPNDELARSTGLTVENGIRVDGQLMTDDPLIYAAGDCAAVRTSKGNYRRYETWQNAQAQGEVAGRNLAGGDVRFDVPVWFWSDQYDLGLQGVGDTSGNPTVIRALDDGVEILFFLDGVGALVGAAGLGRGNAVAKDIKIAQRLIGARVDAALLSDPAQNLKKMLRAA; this is translated from the coding sequence ATGCGGGCGGCCTTCGCGGCCCGCGATGCCGGGTACGAAGGCGCGATCACGGTTGTCGGCGATGAGCATGCGCTGCCCTATGAACGACCGCCGCTGTCGAAACCGGATGCCTCGGGCGTGGTCGAAAAGCCGATCACGTCACCGGAGATCCTTTCGGTAAAGGCGATCCATCTCAAATGCGGCGTCTCTGCTACTGCCATCGATCGCAATGCACAGGTGGTGTCGCTGTCGGACGGCGGCTCGCTCTCTTACGATAAACTTCTTCTCGCAACCGGAGCGCGGCCGCGCACCTTGACCTGTCCCGGTGGCGACGGGGCGCAGGTTCTGCGGACAATCGAGGACGCGCGCGCGCTCTATGACGCTGGCGATACGGCAACGAAGGTGGCGATTGTCGGGGCAGGGCTTATCGGATTGGAACTTGCCGCAGAGCTCAGGACCCGCGGAAATCAGATCACGGTTATCGAGGCCGGGCTGCGGCCTCTGGGACGCAATGTGCCGGAGCGGCTGGCGACGCGGCTGGCGGCGAAGCATCACGAGGAAGGTGTGAGCATTCTCTGTGGCGTTCACATCGCCTCTTGCACCGACCGCGGCGTGGAGTTGGAAGACGGGCGCTTCCTCCAAGCCGATCTGGTCATCGCCGCGGTTGGCGTTGTGCCAAATGACGAATTGGCCCGGTCCACCGGACTGACCGTTGAGAATGGCATCCGAGTCGACGGCCAACTCATGACGGATGACCCGCTGATCTACGCGGCAGGCGATTGCGCGGCGGTCAGGACGTCCAAAGGAAACTACAGGCGATACGAAACCTGGCAGAACGCGCAGGCGCAGGGCGAGGTTGCCGGCCGCAATCTTGCCGGCGGGGATGTTCGGTTCGATGTGCCGGTCTGGTTCTGGTCAGATCAATACGATCTGGGCCTCCAGGGTGTCGGCGATACCTCGGGAAATCCGACGGTGATCCGAGCGCTCGATGACGGGGTTGAAATTCTGTTCTTTCTTGACGGTGTCGGCGCGCTTGTCGGTGCAGCAGGGTTGGGCCGGGGCAATGCGGTCGCCAAGGACATTAAGATCGCACAAAGGCTGATAGGAGCCCGAGTGGACGCGGCGTTACTGTCAGACCCCGCGCAAAACCTGAAAAAAATGCTTAGGGCGGCCTGA
- a CDS encoding MocE family 2Fe-2S type ferredoxin: MAEWIDACAKDDIDEEDLIRFDHGDRTFAIYRSPNDEFFCTDGLCTHENVHLEDGLVMDYVIECPKHNGQFDYRTGEAKRAPVCANLGTYPVKVEGDRVFIEV; encoded by the coding sequence ATGGCCGAGTGGATCGACGCCTGCGCGAAAGATGACATCGACGAAGAGGATTTGATCCGCTTCGATCACGGAGACCGGACATTCGCGATTTATCGCAGCCCGAATGACGAATTCTTCTGCACCGATGGACTTTGTACCCACGAGAATGTGCATCTCGAAGACGGGTTGGTGATGGACTATGTAATCGAATGTCCGAAGCATAACGGGCAGTTCGATTACCGCACAGGCGAGGCAAAGCGTGCGCCGGTCTGCGCCAATCTGGGCACTTACCCGGTCAAGGTTGAAGGCGACCGTGTCTTCATCGAGGTCTGA
- a CDS encoding fatty acid desaturase family protein, which produces MTKRDYSLLGPDSERAVETGLATAEWYHTDIPRKEMKALMQRSDQPAIRDAMILFGSMIVLAGIGIALWPSWWSVPFWLVYGVFYGSAMDSRWHECGHGTAFKTPWMNNVVYQIASFCMIRNPVSWRWSHARHHTDTIIVGRDPEIVAMRPPALFRIFLNFFGIFDALNGWKRMLVNAAGNLDPEEATFIPEQEQHKVIGVARVWVLIYLATIVLAVAVQSVLPLMVIGLPRLYGAWHHVMTGIMQHAGLAEDVLDHRLNSRTVYINPISRFVYWNMNYHVEHHMFPMVPYHRLPELHEKIKHDLPAANASIFEAYKEIWPALKRQLRYEDFFVKRELPGSARPYREDLHEQALNVPAE; this is translated from the coding sequence ATGACGAAGCGCGACTATTCCCTGCTTGGCCCGGACTCCGAGCGTGCTGTCGAGACGGGTCTGGCCACGGCCGAGTGGTATCACACCGACATCCCTCGCAAGGAGATGAAAGCGCTAATGCAGCGCTCTGACCAACCCGCGATCCGGGATGCCATGATCTTGTTCGGGTCCATGATCGTTCTCGCCGGGATCGGTATCGCGCTTTGGCCGTCCTGGTGGTCAGTGCCGTTCTGGCTGGTCTACGGCGTGTTCTATGGCTCGGCGATGGACAGTCGTTGGCACGAGTGCGGGCATGGGACTGCATTCAAGACGCCCTGGATGAACAACGTCGTCTATCAGATCGCGTCATTCTGCATGATCCGAAATCCCGTGTCCTGGCGTTGGAGCCATGCGCGGCATCACACGGACACAATCATCGTTGGCCGCGACCCTGAGATTGTCGCGATGCGTCCGCCAGCGTTGTTCCGCATCTTTCTGAACTTCTTTGGAATTTTCGATGCGCTGAACGGGTGGAAGCGGATGCTTGTGAATGCCGCCGGGAATCTCGATCCAGAGGAAGCGACATTCATTCCCGAACAGGAGCAACACAAGGTCATCGGCGTCGCCCGCGTTTGGGTTCTGATCTACCTCGCGACAATCGTGCTTGCCGTGGCGGTGCAATCGGTCTTGCCACTGATGGTCATCGGCTTGCCGCGGCTCTATGGCGCTTGGCATCACGTGATGACCGGTATCATGCAGCACGCCGGTCTAGCTGAGGACGTGCTCGACCACCGGCTGAACAGCCGCACGGTCTACATCAACCCGATCAGCCGCTTCGTCTACTGGAACATGAACTATCACGTCGAGCACCACATGTTCCCGATGGTGCCCTATCACCGGCTTCCGGAACTGCACGAGAAGATCAAGCATGACCTTCCCGCCGCAAACGCGTCGATATTTGAGGCTTACAAGGAAATTTGGCCTGCGCTGAAGCGGCAACTCCGCTACGAGGATTTCTTTGTCAAACGCGAGCTGCCGGGGTCGGCACGACCCTATAGGGAAGATCTGCACGAACAGGCACTGAACGTACCAGCAGAATAA